In Brevibacillus brevis, a genomic segment contains:
- a CDS encoding methyl-accepting chemotaxis protein, giving the protein MKIRLWNVRRGNFKTKLITTFLLILILPSLVIGTLAYTQSKAAMESQMLKSAGENVELVNTVVNSTFTPKMDDATYLASVINKSMYHPGESPDVMRYFEMYMGMHPEVASISMGTEEGYYYRYPKQEAKPGFDPRTRDWYKNAMANKGTAIITPPYLSAVTGEVIVTIARTTDDGSGVVGITLGIEQIKKAASSVQIGKDGYVLILDQDKKYVVHPTMKAGEVAQESFYDQAYQSESGSFSYTLNGDEKSMLFTTNKLTGWKIGGTMLIREITEAVQPIFINTVITIVACLLLGGCLIAVILRGVIRSIKLLHAQAVKISNGILTETIEVQSNDEIGELAQAFQQMQSDLRTLIQDVETRAEQVAASSEQLTASAQQTSATSEHVAAAVQEVATSAEKQTSGVDQNVQALEEISYGVERIVDTVRVLSDLSKDTTVQADEGGTSIQQVMGQMNSIHESVEKSDTMIRSLYERSKEIGTISEVISGIAQQTNLLALNAAIEAARAGEHGKGFAVVATEVRVLAEQSQASAAQISELIAEIQRETKESVLTMEKVKQDVAGGLEVSTDTIHKFEQILQSTQKTAPRIEEVSSIASQISAGVGAVSEVAKELAQIAKNNAESAEEVAASTEEQLASMEEISSSSQALASLAEELKVLINKFTY; this is encoded by the coding sequence ATGAAGATTCGATTATGGAATGTCCGGCGCGGAAACTTCAAGACGAAGCTCATCACTACGTTTCTCTTGATTCTCATCCTTCCTTCGCTCGTCATCGGAACACTGGCATACACCCAGTCGAAAGCTGCGATGGAAAGCCAGATGCTGAAGAGTGCCGGCGAAAACGTGGAGCTCGTCAATACGGTCGTCAATTCCACCTTCACGCCCAAAATGGACGACGCCACATACTTGGCTTCCGTCATCAACAAAAGCATGTACCATCCCGGCGAAAGCCCGGACGTCATGCGTTATTTCGAAATGTACATGGGGATGCACCCAGAGGTGGCGAGCATCAGCATGGGGACCGAGGAGGGCTACTACTACCGCTACCCGAAGCAGGAGGCCAAACCCGGTTTCGATCCCCGTACGAGAGACTGGTATAAAAATGCTATGGCCAACAAGGGGACAGCCATCATTACGCCCCCGTACCTGTCTGCTGTGACTGGGGAAGTCATCGTGACCATCGCCAGAACGACGGATGACGGATCCGGAGTCGTCGGGATCACGCTCGGCATCGAACAGATCAAGAAAGCCGCTTCTTCCGTACAAATCGGGAAAGACGGATACGTATTGATTTTGGACCAGGACAAAAAATACGTCGTCCATCCGACGATGAAAGCCGGTGAAGTCGCACAGGAGAGCTTCTACGACCAGGCGTATCAAAGCGAGTCCGGCAGCTTTTCCTACACGCTGAACGGCGACGAGAAAAGCATGCTGTTCACCACAAACAAGCTGACTGGCTGGAAAATCGGCGGAACCATGCTCATCCGTGAAATCACGGAAGCCGTCCAACCGATATTCATCAACACGGTCATTACCATCGTCGCATGCCTGCTCCTCGGCGGTTGTCTGATTGCCGTGATCCTCCGAGGCGTCATCCGCTCCATCAAGCTGCTACACGCGCAAGCGGTCAAAATCAGCAACGGCATCCTGACCGAAACGATCGAGGTGCAGTCCAACGATGAGATCGGGGAGCTCGCCCAGGCGTTCCAGCAGATGCAGTCCGACCTGCGGACGCTGATCCAGGATGTCGAGACGCGGGCGGAACAGGTAGCCGCGTCCTCCGAACAGCTGACGGCGAGCGCCCAGCAGACGAGCGCTACCTCCGAGCATGTCGCGGCTGCGGTGCAGGAAGTGGCCACCAGCGCGGAAAAGCAAACGAGCGGAGTCGACCAAAACGTACAGGCCCTCGAGGAAATCTCTTACGGGGTCGAACGCATCGTAGACACGGTCCGCGTGCTATCCGACCTCTCGAAAGACACGACGGTCCAGGCCGACGAAGGCGGGACGTCCATCCAGCAAGTGATGGGACAAATGAACTCGATTCACGAGTCGGTGGAAAAATCCGATACCATGATCAGATCGCTGTATGAGCGTTCGAAAGAAATCGGCACGATCTCCGAAGTCATCAGCGGCATCGCCCAGCAGACCAACCTGCTTGCCTTGAATGCAGCCATCGAGGCGGCACGTGCTGGCGAGCACGGAAAAGGATTTGCCGTCGTAGCGACTGAGGTACGGGTCCTGGCGGAACAATCCCAGGCTTCCGCCGCGCAAATCTCGGAGTTGATCGCGGAAATTCAGCGGGAAACGAAAGAGTCCGTGCTGACCATGGAAAAGGTCAAGCAGGACGTGGCAGGAGGGCTGGAAGTCTCTACGGATACGATCCACAAGTTCGAGCAAATTTTGCAAAGCACGCAAAAGACAGCTCCGCGGATCGAGGAAGTATCCAGCATCGCGTCGCAAATCTCGGCTGGCGTAGGGGCTGTGAGCGAGGTGGCAAAAGAGCTGGCGCAGATCGCCAAGAACAACGCGGAATCGGCCGAAGAGGTCGCGGCTTCGACGGAAGAGCAGCTCGCCTCCATGGAAGAGATCTCCTCTTCTTCCCAGGCGCTGGCATCGCTGGCCGAGGAGCTCAAAGTGCTGATCAACAAGTTTACGTATTAG
- a CDS encoding ABC transporter substrate-binding protein: MKRTRFFQTLIALTVAVSAALTGCSSGQEASQTANGSAQPAANPQSGKTGGTLVIARLSDANNLDPHFLTQINSAAIIHHKVYEGLVRMDKESKYVPALATEWKQLDDVTWEFKLRQGVTFHDGAPFNAEAVKRTIARVQDPSVGSNRANLFEAIKEVKAVDDQTVQFILHYPYAPLLSVLAGAEGAILSPKAIDQYGKDLSKHPTGTGPYKFESWTPGQEVVLVKNENYWGGQPKLDKVVFKTVPEDTTRIAMVETGEAQVAEQLPVTEVDRVQNSSSMTLGRFESFSSDHIGINTKKKPFDDVRVRQAIAYAVDKESIIKGVYNDVGTPAHSSITPTMVGYSPNVKGLDYNLEKAKQLLAEAGYANGLKATIYLNDNKARISVAEVLQQQLKQIGIDLQVKVLEFGAYIDAASKGETDLFISGWGNATGDADYNQYNLFHAKSQGAPGNHSFYSNPEVDKLIEDGRKEKDPAKRTQIYEQAQQIEMNEAALIPYRFSENLAAIEKGVEGVWISPAGHIEIDEVTLP, from the coding sequence ATGAAAAGGACGCGCTTTTTTCAGACGCTGATTGCGCTGACAGTTGCGGTATCGGCTGCGCTGACAGGCTGCTCGTCTGGCCAAGAGGCAAGTCAAACCGCCAACGGTTCGGCTCAACCGGCAGCCAACCCGCAATCGGGCAAAACAGGCGGCACGCTCGTGATTGCACGGCTGTCCGATGCGAATAACCTTGACCCGCATTTTCTCACCCAGATCAACTCGGCTGCGATCATTCACCACAAGGTATACGAAGGACTCGTCCGGATGGACAAGGAGAGCAAGTACGTGCCAGCGCTTGCCACGGAATGGAAGCAGCTGGATGACGTGACGTGGGAGTTCAAGCTGCGCCAGGGCGTCACCTTCCACGACGGCGCACCGTTCAATGCGGAAGCGGTCAAAAGAACGATTGCCCGCGTGCAGGACCCGAGCGTCGGCTCCAACCGGGCGAATCTGTTTGAGGCGATCAAGGAAGTAAAAGCCGTGGATGACCAAACCGTCCAATTCATCCTGCACTATCCGTATGCTCCGCTCTTGTCTGTGCTGGCCGGTGCGGAAGGGGCGATCCTTTCTCCCAAGGCAATCGATCAGTACGGAAAAGATCTGAGCAAACACCCGACGGGCACCGGACCGTACAAGTTCGAATCGTGGACGCCCGGACAAGAAGTAGTCCTCGTGAAAAACGAGAACTATTGGGGCGGGCAGCCCAAGCTGGACAAAGTCGTCTTCAAGACCGTCCCTGAGGACACGACCCGCATTGCCATGGTAGAGACGGGAGAAGCACAGGTAGCCGAGCAGCTGCCCGTAACGGAAGTAGATCGCGTGCAAAATTCGAGCAGCATGACGCTCGGGCGCTTTGAATCCTTCTCCAGCGACCATATCGGGATCAACACCAAGAAGAAGCCGTTTGACGACGTGCGGGTACGCCAGGCGATCGCGTATGCCGTCGACAAGGAGTCCATCATCAAAGGAGTGTACAACGATGTAGGGACACCGGCTCACTCCTCCATCACCCCGACGATGGTGGGCTACAGTCCAAATGTAAAAGGGCTGGATTACAACCTGGAAAAAGCAAAGCAGCTGCTGGCAGAGGCAGGCTACGCCAACGGACTCAAAGCGACGATTTACTTGAATGACAACAAAGCCCGGATCAGCGTAGCGGAGGTATTGCAGCAGCAGCTGAAACAAATCGGGATCGACCTGCAAGTGAAGGTGCTGGAATTCGGGGCGTACATCGATGCGGCCTCCAAGGGGGAGACTGACCTGTTCATCAGCGGCTGGGGCAATGCTACGGGCGACGCCGACTACAACCAGTACAACCTGTTCCACGCCAAGTCGCAAGGCGCGCCGGGGAACCACTCGTTTTACAGTAATCCGGAGGTGGACAAGCTGATCGAGGACGGCCGCAAGGAAAAGGATCCGGCGAAACGTACACAAATCTACGAGCAGGCCCAACAGATCGAAATGAACGAGGCAGCACTGATTCCGTACCGCTTCTCCGAGAATCTCGCTGCTATCGAGAAAGGTGTGGAGGGCGTCTGGATCAGCCCTGCCGGCCACATCGAAATCGACGAGGTAACTCTTCCATAA
- a CDS encoding glutathione ABC transporter substrate-binding protein produces MKKARLFGSLLVLTLTVGAVLTGCGAGQDQAGSGTAAPAESPKAGGTLIVARKADANNLDPHFISNIPSANYIYGKVYESLVARDKNSEYKPALATEWKQVDDLTWEFKLRSAVTFHDGAPFNAEAVKKTFDRVLDPKVASPRASNFSMIKEIKVVDEQTVQFVLEYPFTPLLSILASSEGSILSPKAISEHADTLSKQPVGTGPFKFESWTPGQEMTLVKNDSYWGEKPKVDKVVYKVVPEDTTRIAMVEAGEAHIADQLPVTEVERAQSSPNMTMVRAEGLGVEYIGFNVTKKPFDDVRVRQAVAHAIEKEAIVKGVYNNVGTEAVSAMSSKVIGYNPDLKDYAYDVNEARKLLSDAGYPNGFKTTIVTDDRKERMNVAEVIQSQLKGIGIDVDIKVMEYGAYLEYTDKGEHDMFIGGWGNATGDGDYNQYNVFHSSSKGSAGNLAFYNNPEVDQLIEQGRREKDAKKRNEIYAKLQEIELNDAPVIPIRTIDHVSVTSKDVRGFWLNPVGYLMLDDVTIQ; encoded by the coding sequence ATGAAGAAAGCACGCTTGTTCGGATCCTTGCTCGTCCTGACTTTGACCGTCGGAGCAGTACTGACCGGCTGCGGAGCGGGGCAGGATCAAGCCGGTTCAGGTACCGCAGCGCCTGCGGAAAGTCCAAAAGCAGGGGGCACGCTGATCGTAGCTCGCAAGGCGGATGCCAACAATCTCGACCCGCACTTCATTTCCAACATTCCATCCGCGAACTACATTTACGGCAAAGTATATGAAAGCCTGGTGGCTCGCGACAAAAACTCGGAGTACAAGCCTGCTCTGGCGACGGAGTGGAAGCAGGTGGACGACCTGACGTGGGAGTTCAAGCTGCGGTCGGCGGTCACTTTCCACGACGGAGCTCCGTTCAATGCCGAAGCGGTAAAAAAGACGTTCGACCGGGTGCTGGACCCGAAAGTCGCTTCGCCACGAGCTTCCAACTTTTCCATGATCAAGGAAATCAAAGTGGTGGATGAACAAACCGTGCAATTTGTCCTGGAATATCCGTTCACTCCGCTTCTTTCCATCCTGGCGAGCTCCGAGGGCAGCATCCTGAGCCCGAAAGCGATCAGCGAGCATGCGGACACGCTTTCCAAGCAGCCAGTCGGAACCGGGCCGTTCAAATTTGAATCGTGGACACCGGGCCAGGAAATGACACTGGTGAAAAACGACAGCTACTGGGGAGAAAAGCCGAAGGTAGACAAGGTCGTCTACAAGGTCGTACCGGAAGACACGACCCGCATCGCGATGGTGGAAGCGGGAGAAGCCCATATCGCCGACCAGCTCCCGGTTACGGAGGTCGAACGCGCCCAATCGTCTCCGAACATGACGATGGTTCGCGCGGAGGGCTTGGGTGTCGAGTACATCGGGTTCAATGTGACCAAAAAGCCGTTCGACGATGTCCGTGTCCGCCAGGCGGTCGCCCATGCCATCGAAAAGGAAGCCATCGTCAAAGGCGTGTACAACAACGTAGGCACGGAAGCCGTGTCCGCCATGTCTTCCAAAGTCATCGGCTACAATCCCGATCTGAAGGACTACGCGTACGATGTGAACGAAGCGCGCAAACTGCTCAGCGATGCGGGCTATCCGAACGGCTTCAAGACGACCATCGTAACCGATGACCGCAAAGAGCGGATGAACGTCGCTGAAGTCATTCAGTCCCAGCTGAAAGGAATCGGGATCGACGTGGACATCAAAGTGATGGAGTACGGGGCTTATCTCGAATACACCGACAAAGGCGAGCACGACATGTTCATCGGGGGCTGGGGCAATGCGACCGGGGACGGCGACTACAACCAGTACAATGTCTTCCATAGTTCGTCCAAAGGAAGCGCCGGCAACCTCGCGTTTTACAACAACCCTGAAGTGGATCAGCTGATTGAGCAGGGGCGTCGCGAAAAAGACGCGAAAAAGCGCAACGAGATCTACGCCAAGCTGCAGGAAATCGAACTGAACGACGCGCCGGTCATTCCGATCCGCACGATTGATCACGTGTCGGTGACATCCAAGGATGTGCGCGGCTTCTGGCTGAATCCGGTAGGGTATTTGATGTTGGACGATGTCACGATTCAATAA
- a CDS encoding LysE family transporter, protein MSWFLSGFFLSLSLCLDLGIVNVAILRAGVARGLLPSFLIGVGSSIGDLVYALLSMAGISLLLENRIIRWVLWLGGTVVLLYMTWNMLKEFRKPKTIELQEEEEQVGTRNWKDFSSGLGLALASPSAILWFATIGGSVIASSGAESSAALLMFFGGFFSASIAWSLFMAGVSSQGGKWLGQRLVRGFSFVSALLFLYFAGKVFVDGYYTLL, encoded by the coding sequence GTGAGCTGGTTTCTTTCCGGTTTTTTTCTCTCGCTTTCTCTTTGTCTGGACCTAGGGATCGTCAATGTCGCGATTCTACGCGCAGGCGTCGCAAGGGGGCTGCTCCCGTCCTTTCTGATCGGGGTCGGTTCCAGCATCGGCGACCTGGTCTACGCATTGCTTTCCATGGCAGGGATCTCTCTTCTCCTAGAAAACAGGATCATCCGCTGGGTGCTGTGGCTCGGAGGGACAGTGGTTCTTTTGTACATGACGTGGAACATGCTGAAGGAATTCCGCAAGCCGAAAACAATCGAGCTTCAAGAGGAAGAGGAGCAGGTTGGCACCCGCAATTGGAAGGATTTCTCCTCGGGACTTGGCCTTGCCTTGGCTTCGCCATCCGCGATTCTCTGGTTCGCTACGATCGGCGGCAGCGTCATCGCTTCGTCCGGCGCCGAGTCTTCCGCAGCGCTGCTCATGTTTTTTGGCGGCTTTTTTTCGGCGTCCATCGCCTGGTCGCTGTTCATGGCGGGCGTTTCCAGCCAGGGCGGAAAGTGGCTGGGACAGCGCCTCGTGCGCGGCTTCTCGTTCGTATCGGCGCTGCTCTTCCTCTACTTCGCCGGGAAAGTGTTCGTGGACGGCTACTATACGCTGTTGTAG
- a CDS encoding NUDIX domain-containing protein gives MREEMLDIIDEETGAPIGVAARGEVHRLGHWHQTFHCWIYTVREGGIELLFQKRHPEKDTCPNLLDITSAGHLAAAEGPADGVRELEEELGIKIPFAALQSVGVIKDVMVSPGICDKELCHVYACASDRPLHDYRLQPEEVTGLFWVRLDELERLFAGELSRITAEGFLSEADGTKKDVVLEVAQAAFVPHESHYYRRVFAAVRRLASGSA, from the coding sequence ATGCGCGAAGAGATGCTCGACATCATTGACGAAGAAACAGGGGCCCCGATCGGAGTGGCCGCCCGAGGGGAAGTGCACCGACTGGGGCATTGGCATCAAACCTTCCACTGCTGGATATACACGGTGAGAGAAGGCGGGATCGAGCTGTTGTTTCAGAAGCGCCACCCCGAAAAGGATACGTGCCCCAATCTGCTGGACATTACCTCCGCCGGACATCTGGCAGCGGCCGAGGGGCCCGCTGACGGTGTGCGTGAGCTGGAGGAGGAGCTGGGAATCAAGATTCCGTTCGCTGCGCTCCAATCGGTCGGTGTCATCAAGGATGTGATGGTCTCTCCCGGCATCTGCGACAAGGAGCTGTGCCATGTATACGCCTGCGCTTCCGACAGGCCGCTGCACGACTACCGGCTGCAGCCCGAAGAAGTGACGGGGCTCTTTTGGGTGCGGCTGGACGAGCTCGAACGGCTGTTTGCGGGGGAGCTTTCCCGGATCACGGCAGAGGGCTTTCTGTCCGAGGCCGACGGAACGAAGAAGGACGTCGTGCTCGAAGTGGCCCAGGCTGCCTTCGTCCCGCATGAGTCGCATTACTACCGGCGCGTTTTTGCCGCCGTGCGCAGACTCGCCTCTGGTTCGGCATAA
- a CDS encoding MDR family MFS transporter codes for MRAKIMMALMLSTFLAAMEGTIVSTAVPRITSDLSGFEQVSWVYAIYMLATAVSAPIYGKLADLFGRKNVMMAGIGIFLAGSTLCGLATSMGQLIVFRALQGLGAGSVMPITMTIIGDLYNDQSSRAKAQGWISAVWGLSGVAGPLVGGFLVDTLTWRYIFFLNLPFGLLSFFMLVLSYKEKLGSKTKRHIDYQGALVFSVGTIALLYALLTGSQNQSWLSPTTVSLIVFSLVTYLAFLSVERKSPEPLIPLTLFTNRNVTLINLLTLLVNAIVISLVVYLPIWSQGVLGESATMAGFVLTPMSVCWTLGAVVSGNLLGRLRAEQLITAGTAVLSVASLLLFLLSPQSPGFLIYVAVGLIGLGMGLISPIVMVKIQASVPVDKRGTAVALNTFTGTFSQTFGAAVFGMFFNMVTVASGLSNLGSSFEHGAAVQGQLEQARDVLASGVHAVFTGTLVVAAGSLALALLIARGQRERLRENG; via the coding sequence ATGAGGGCAAAAATCATGATGGCGCTGATGCTTTCGACGTTCCTGGCCGCAATGGAAGGAACGATCGTCAGTACGGCAGTGCCCCGCATCACCAGCGATTTGTCTGGATTCGAGCAGGTTAGTTGGGTGTACGCGATCTACATGCTGGCGACAGCTGTTTCGGCACCCATTTACGGAAAGCTGGCCGATCTGTTCGGCAGAAAAAACGTGATGATGGCGGGCATCGGCATTTTTCTCGCAGGTTCTACGCTCTGTGGACTTGCGACGTCGATGGGGCAGTTGATCGTCTTCCGTGCGCTGCAAGGCTTGGGAGCGGGATCGGTCATGCCCATCACGATGACGATTATCGGAGACTTGTATAACGATCAGTCTTCACGGGCAAAAGCCCAGGGCTGGATCAGCGCCGTCTGGGGGTTGTCCGGCGTGGCGGGTCCGCTGGTTGGAGGCTTTTTGGTTGATACACTCACTTGGCGGTACATCTTCTTTCTGAATTTGCCGTTCGGCCTTTTGTCGTTTTTCATGCTGGTCCTGTCTTACAAGGAAAAGCTGGGGAGCAAGACCAAGCGCCATATCGACTACCAGGGGGCGCTCGTATTTAGCGTCGGGACGATTGCGCTGCTGTACGCGCTCTTGACGGGAAGCCAAAACCAGTCGTGGCTCAGTCCGACGACCGTATCCTTGATCGTGTTCAGCCTGGTCACCTATCTGGCTTTTCTCTCCGTCGAAAGAAAGTCGCCGGAGCCGCTGATACCGCTCACGCTCTTTACGAACCGCAACGTCACATTGATCAATCTGCTGACGCTGCTGGTCAATGCGATCGTCATCAGCCTGGTCGTTTACCTGCCCATCTGGAGCCAGGGCGTGCTAGGAGAAAGCGCAACAATGGCTGGATTCGTGCTTACGCCGATGTCCGTCTGCTGGACGCTCGGAGCCGTCGTGTCAGGCAACCTGCTGGGAAGGCTGCGGGCCGAACAGTTGATCACAGCAGGCACGGCTGTGCTTTCGGTCGCATCCCTGCTGTTGTTCCTGCTTTCCCCCCAATCGCCAGGCTTCCTGATTTACGTGGCGGTAGGCTTGATCGGCTTGGGCATGGGACTCATCAGTCCGATCGTCATGGTCAAGATTCAGGCGTCCGTCCCGGTGGACAAACGGGGGACGGCCGTTGCTTTAAATACCTTCACGGGTACGTTCAGCCAGACCTTTGGAGCAGCGGTGTTCGGCATGTTCTTCAACATGGTGACCGTAGCGAGCGGATTGTCCAATCTGGGCTCTTCCTTCGAGCACGGCGCGGCTGTACAGGGGCAGCTCGAACAGGCTCGTGACGTACTTGCTTCGGGCGTGCACGCGGTGTTTACGGGCACGCTGGTCGTGGCGGCAGGCAGCCTGGCTCTCGCTTTGCTGATCGCGCGCGGACAGCGGGAGCGGTTGCGCGAAAACGGATAG
- the eis gene encoding GNAT family N-acetyltransferase, with protein MEEIRPISLEDIQDVVNITAMAYPGSNLLSPENGKRFEARVRETLENDQTASFHGLFRDGRLIGVMKWYDFSMNVRGSMMLTGGIGSVAVDLLHKKEKAAKAMLQGFLATYRERGISLVSLYPFRVDFYRKMGFGAGTKVHQYQILPASLPFTAKDKVVYLGQGDREQILACYQRIVRQTHGMIKKTEHELKAFLEQPEQIAVGCKRDGRITGYLVFQFRRSHEQNRLQNDIVVKEFLYEDREAMAQLLSFLHSQADQVHRIELTTADDDFHLLLADPGNGTNRLLPSVYHESHVSGVGLMYRVIDVPGFFHQLSEQRFGRESCLLRLNIRDSFLPENEGSWLVDFREGRPHLVENGQADVELTMDISDFSSLAMGAVSLRKLHMYGLAEVDEEKAVPVLDRLFAATEKPRSTTPF; from the coding sequence ATGGAAGAAATTCGGCCGATTTCACTTGAGGATATCCAGGATGTTGTCAACATTACCGCGATGGCGTATCCGGGAAGCAATCTCCTTTCGCCGGAAAACGGGAAAAGGTTTGAAGCGCGTGTGCGGGAGACGCTGGAGAACGACCAGACGGCCAGCTTTCACGGCCTTTTTCGCGATGGGCGCCTGATCGGCGTCATGAAGTGGTACGACTTCTCGATGAACGTCCGTGGCAGCATGATGCTCACGGGAGGCATCGGCAGCGTCGCGGTCGATTTGCTTCACAAAAAGGAAAAAGCGGCGAAGGCCATGCTGCAGGGGTTCCTTGCGACGTACCGCGAGCGCGGGATCAGCCTGGTGTCGCTGTATCCGTTCCGCGTCGATTTCTACAGGAAGATGGGGTTCGGAGCAGGGACCAAGGTCCACCAATACCAGATCCTGCCCGCGAGCCTTCCTTTTACGGCAAAAGACAAGGTCGTCTACCTGGGACAAGGGGACCGGGAGCAAATCCTCGCCTGCTATCAACGCATCGTAAGACAGACACATGGCATGATCAAAAAAACGGAGCACGAGCTGAAGGCTTTTCTGGAGCAGCCGGAGCAAATCGCCGTCGGGTGCAAAAGGGATGGCCGCATCACAGGCTACCTGGTATTCCAGTTCCGCCGCTCTCATGAACAGAATAGGCTGCAAAACGACATCGTCGTCAAAGAGTTTTTGTACGAGGACCGTGAAGCGATGGCACAGCTGCTGTCTTTTTTGCACAGCCAGGCGGATCAGGTGCACCGCATCGAACTGACGACGGCTGATGACGATTTTCACTTGCTGCTCGCCGATCCGGGCAATGGCACGAACAGACTGCTTCCCAGCGTCTACCATGAGAGTCATGTCTCCGGCGTCGGACTGATGTACCGGGTGATCGATGTTCCGGGGTTTTTCCATCAATTGTCCGAGCAGCGCTTTGGCAGGGAAAGCTGTCTCTTGCGGCTGAACATCCGCGATTCGTTTTTGCCGGAAAACGAAGGAAGCTGGCTGGTCGATTTTCGGGAGGGCCGTCCCCATTTGGTGGAGAATGGTCAGGCCGATGTCGAGCTGACGATGGACATCTCGGATTTTTCCTCCCTCGCGATGGGGGCGGTCAGCCTGCGCAAGCTGCACATGTACGGGCTCGCAGAGGTCGATGAGGAAAAAGCGGTCCCTGTGCTGGACAGACTTTTCGCGGCAACGGAAAAACCTCGCAGTACCACCCCGTTTTGA
- a CDS encoding PilZ domain-containing protein, giving the protein MNGGTEGHQREYFRLKLDHPLCADMTIVLIKGKTMEIGSAKVLIDDLGAGGLRFFSHLKMPANDQLVLQFDTVLCGQPLKMYGHIVRTQAWEERYYEYAVRFTMEEAQHLEINRLVNRLAIRYRNRKELGDGPFWRGDPRAFLDQQAELSMQTNHS; this is encoded by the coding sequence ATGAATGGAGGAACCGAGGGACATCAGCGGGAGTACTTTCGTCTAAAGCTGGATCATCCTCTCTGCGCCGACATGACGATCGTGCTCATCAAAGGAAAAACGATGGAAATTGGCAGTGCCAAAGTACTGATCGATGACTTGGGTGCAGGGGGATTGCGCTTCTTTTCCCATTTGAAGATGCCGGCAAACGATCAGCTCGTTCTGCAGTTTGATACGGTTCTTTGCGGACAGCCGTTGAAAATGTACGGCCATATTGTGCGGACCCAAGCTTGGGAAGAACGCTATTATGAATACGCAGTACGTTTTACGATGGAGGAAGCCCAGCATCTCGAAATCAACCGTCTGGTAAACCGGCTGGCCATCCGATACCGCAATCGGAAAGAGCTCGGAGACGGACCGTTTTGGCGGGGGGACCCGCGCGCATTTTTAGATCAGCAGGCCGAGCTCTCCATGCAAACCAACCATTCGTAG
- a CDS encoding DUF2087 domain-containing protein, translated as MEEWKAGYQERKHDYFCLLCGETVEKGIIYPVGERLYEAARYMAHHIEEVHGSVFDYVSRLDKRITGLSDHQNSLMRLFYRGLSDQEVQKELGIGSASTIRNHRFALKEKERQAKVFLLMMELLKETGKKAAHGNAAPGKKQERQTPFTEAEQAEAMRKYFPEGEFGPLAAFPRKQKQRLVVLGEIAKRFDPGRTYTEKEVNAILEAIYDDYVTVRRYLVDYSFLGRKPDGSQYWVINKGEEQETPMNRKQELKQMYKEAKTEAGVYQIRNTVNGKVWIDGTINLKTMNGKQFMLKHGSHPSKALQKEWNEYGEEAFAFEVLEVLEQKSDPYFDAADALEKLEEKWLNKLQPYGEQGYNERKKR; from the coding sequence ATGGAGGAATGGAAGGCGGGGTACCAGGAACGGAAACACGACTACTTCTGCTTGCTTTGCGGCGAAACCGTCGAGAAGGGGATCATCTACCCGGTTGGAGAACGCTTGTACGAAGCGGCGAGGTACATGGCGCACCACATCGAGGAAGTGCACGGCTCGGTTTTTGACTACGTAAGCCGGCTGGATAAGCGGATCACCGGCCTGTCCGATCATCAAAACAGCTTGATGCGCCTGTTTTACCGCGGTTTGAGCGACCAGGAGGTGCAAAAGGAGCTGGGGATCGGGAGCGCATCCACGATCCGCAATCACCGCTTTGCCCTGAAAGAGAAGGAAAGGCAAGCGAAAGTGTTTCTGTTGATGATGGAGCTGCTGAAAGAGACGGGCAAAAAAGCGGCTCATGGGAATGCGGCTCCGGGCAAAAAACAGGAGCGGCAGACGCCATTCACCGAGGCGGAGCAAGCAGAAGCCATGCGAAAGTACTTTCCGGAAGGCGAGTTTGGCCCTTTGGCCGCATTCCCGCGCAAGCAGAAACAGCGGCTGGTGGTGCTTGGTGAAATCGCCAAGCGGTTTGATCCGGGTAGAACCTACACGGAAAAGGAAGTCAATGCCATTCTCGAAGCCATCTATGATGATTACGTCACGGTGCGGCGATACTTGGTTGATTACTCGTTTCTGGGCCGGAAGCCGGATGGAAGCCAGTACTGGGTGATAAACAAAGGAGAGGAGCAAGAGACCCCGATGAATCGAAAACAAGAACTGAAGCAGATGTACAAGGAAGCGAAAACGGAGGCGGGAGTCTACCAAATTCGCAACACGGTCAATGGAAAAGTGTGGATCGACGGGACGATCAACCTGAAGACGATGAACGGGAAGCAGTTCATGCTCAAGCACGGTTCCCATCCGAGCAAAGCGCTGCAAAAAGAGTGGAACGAATACGGAGAAGAGGCATTCGCATTCGAGGTGCTGGAAGTGCTGGAGCAAAAAAGCGATCCGTATTTCGACGCTGCAGACGCTCTGGAAAAGCTGGAAGAAAAGTGGCTGAACAAGCTCCAGCCTTACGGAGAGCAAGGCTACAACGAGAGGAAGAAGCGGTGA